The Paraconexibacter algicola genome includes the window CCGCGGCCGGAGCCGTGACGTAGCGCCACGAGCCCGTGATGCGCCCCACGCGAAACGCCCCGTCGCCCTCTCGCGTCCACACGAGATCTCCGAGGGGGAGCGCCGCGAACCGCGCGAGGCGCCGCGCGACGCGGGCGCCGTCGGTCGCGGTGAGCGCGAGCACCGCCTCGGGCAGGGTCGACGGCGGCGGCACGAGCCGGCCGCCGATCCCCACCAGCCCGTGCCGCAGACCGAACGCCGCCCCGACCCCGGAGGG containing:
- a CDS encoding GAF domain-containing protein; the protein is MPSGVGAAFGLRHGLVGIGGRLVPPPSTLPEAVLALTATDGARVARRLARFAALPLGDLVWTREGDGAFRVGRITGSWRYVTAPAADRCGIHHVRPTEWAPRAVPHDAVPAAVLAAFARGGLNLQRIRAADPAASEICRRRAGGGVSS